GGCATACATGTCGTGGTCCGAGTAGGTAGAGTGGGCCTTGTGGGTAGCACTGAATATAGTGGACCAAATGGCGTTCACGAGCATCAAGAAGACCGAAGTCCAGATGAACGCAAAGTTTTTGGGTCCCAGCCTTGCAGACCTCCCGCTGTTGCGGAAGGTCTTTCTGGCCTTCACATAGCAACCTGTGTACAAGCATGCAGCCaatataatgaagaaaaaggccAACCAGGACAACACACAGTACAGGACTGGCACTGCCTTGAAAGGAAGGAAGGTAGCCAGAAAGCCGGGTACCAGCGCCAGTACGATGAAAAATAGGGAAATCAGCAGCATGGCCCATCCAACCCTGGATAGATAATAGTAGGTATCCCGGTTGTTTCTGAACGACGATGGTAAATTGACAGAGTTACCAAAATTGTCTCTGGGAGAGAAAGGCTTGGCGGGCGCCCTGCTAGAGCAATTAGCTAGCTGGCCGTCTTCGTAGCCGCACCAATTGTAATTGTACCATCTCGTGGTCGATGGAGCGCTGTTAAAGCCGTTTGTATCAGCCTGTAaccaataaaaatttttcagcgtTCCAGATTCTCTGCCTCCTGACagaataagaaaaaacgTCAATAAGCCAGCACCGAGTAGGAATAAAAACACAAGCAAATTAACGaaccttttgaaaatcataGCGGTAGATTATAGTGATTAGTGTTACTTGTTACTTGgataaaaaggaaagtaTAAGCGTTAAACGTAAATacctctttctttttaattCACTTCAAAATTACTGTACTTAAAGTTTGCATCTAACGGATAACTAATCAAGAGAACAAAGCAAGATCAAGTAACTGTTGCAAAGCAACCATCCTTTTATATGTCGGCATCTGCGCCGAATGCTCCTCCCCATTCCAGACTATCCTTGTTTTAGCATCAAGAAGGAAGGAAGACCTTTCATTGACTCTTGCTTCTTACCACTCCCCTCTTTCCCTTTTCCTTCGTGTGAAAACGTTCCACTCCCTTATATTCAGAGCACCCTTAAATTTGGTTATTtggtcttttttttttatattactCCGAGACGTCACTGCAATTTGGCACCGCCGCGTTGGGCTGCGCGGATCATGTCTTACGAGGTGGGAACGGCTCCGGCGTCATCGTCATTATCCTCCTCCTTTTTCACGGTGACGCCATTTTGCGCGGCAAGAAGTCGCAGAGGATTGACGGTAGCATTAATTGCGCAATCAAGACTCCCTGAATCAGGAGCCGCTGCAACCTTCGGATGGGCCAGCTGTTGTTGCAATTCCCGAAAGGTGCATTCAATTGGGCACCAGATCTGGAGTGCCACGGTAGTGTCAGGGAACAGCGTGAGCGAGGAGGTTATATTGAATTTAAATGAATGGCCGAGAAATTGTGCCAATTGCGTATATTTTTCCTCAAGAGGCTGACGCTGTAAGTAGGCGCTTGAGCggttgaaaaaataagcaaAGTTCTTGGAGGTAATGATGTGTAGTTGCAACACTCGCTCCGGGGCCAAGCCGCGGGTTTGTAAAAGTGGGAGCTCATTCGTGATATGGAAGCAGAGATCAGATGCGTGGTACTCGATGGCGATGATACGGCCCTCGCAACTGTATAATGTGTTGCTCTTGTGTGTTTGCTGTGGGCGCGGGAGGCGAGCCGAGGAGTCCAAGAGAGAAGATATATCTGTGAACTTTACATCGAAGGAGGACACGTCTGCATTCAGGTCGGGTATGTGTTCTGCGAGAGCTGGTGTAGTGggtgatttttttggttcaTGCTTTACTTCATCGAACCTCAGTTTCGCGAGATGAGAACCGTTTCTATGTATGGGGAAAAACCTCCGGTACTCTTCGAAATAGCGTGAAATTGCGGATTCGCCAATTCTCTTGAACGCTCGTTGGTAGAACA
This is a stretch of genomic DNA from Saccharomyces cerevisiae S288C chromosome IV, complete sequence. It encodes these proteins:
- the FMP45 gene encoding Fmp45p (Integral membrane protein localized to mitochondria; required for sporulation and maintaining sphingolipid content; similar to SUR7; FMP45 has a paralog, YNL194C, that arose from the whole genome duplication), whose translation is MIFKRFVNLLVFLFLLGAGLLTFFLILSGGRESGTLKNFYWLQADTNGFNSAPSTTRWYNYNWCGYEDGQLANCSSRAPAKPFSPRDNFGNSVNLPSSFRNNRDTYYYLSRVGWAMLLISLFFIVLALVPGFLATFLPFKAVPVLYCVLSWLAFFFIILAACLYTGCYVKARKTFRNSGRSARLGPKNFAFIWTSVFLMLVNAIWSTIFSATHKAHSTYSDHDMYAQYESPSVDTGAQMEKSTYNSGATDGAGPITAAPVVGQPQPTTTTTPAGNGKFFQKLKTRKQVPSAELEPAGDGGLAGPVTVRD